A stretch of the uncultured Trichococcus sp. genome encodes the following:
- a CDS encoding transcription repressor NadR yields MKAAERRNEIIKLLEATDQPVNATQLAELLSVSRQVIVGDIALIRAKGIEILATPRGYLSANAFKGEGSLFTGKIACQHSQAETVTELNIIVDNGGEVVDVQVEHPVYGTLTGELHIRSRHDVIDFMKKIASNEAAMLSSLTGGVHLHTLACKDEDTFLRIKKELQEAGILYSG; encoded by the coding sequence TTGAAAGCAGCAGAGAGACGAAATGAAATCATCAAATTATTGGAGGCCACGGATCAACCGGTGAATGCCACCCAACTGGCCGAACTGTTGTCGGTCAGCCGGCAGGTCATTGTGGGCGATATCGCCTTGATCCGTGCCAAAGGGATTGAGATTCTGGCAACGCCACGCGGCTATCTATCCGCGAATGCATTCAAAGGCGAAGGCTCCCTGTTCACAGGGAAAATTGCCTGCCAGCACTCGCAAGCCGAGACAGTGACGGAACTGAACATCATCGTAGACAACGGCGGCGAGGTCGTGGATGTCCAGGTCGAGCATCCCGTCTACGGCACGTTGACCGGGGAACTGCATATCCGTTCGCGCCATGATGTCATCGACTTTATGAAAAAAATCGCATCAAATGAAGCGGCGATGCTGTCTTCGCTGACGGGCGGCGTACATCTGCATACACTTGCCTGCAAGGATGAAGACACATTTCTGCGCATAAAAAAAGAACTGCAGGAAGCGGGCATCCTCTATTCCGGATGA
- the pheA gene encoding prephenate dehydratase, whose protein sequence is MTDLEDYRKELDAIDQELVALFEKRMQISQAIGNYKLAHDLPIFDEGREQRVVEQNLTHLKSEEFAVQTHHFLDTIMDLSKEAQKDVRAAANDYEQIFAIHEPKQPAQIGYFGETGSFCEEAMLAYFEEAPRDPKNYHTFESLFLGIQNGEIDYGVLPVENSSTGAISQVLDLLYKYGLSIVGEQYIKIEQHLIGLEGTGLDQIEEVYSHPQGFQQSTDYFKDHEQWRQIPFHSTSDSAKMVKDSGDVHKGAIASRRAAQIHGLAILAESIQNQSENTTRFIIVGKDLESNPRCNKVSVVFSLDNQAGTLFKLLRHFARYHINLIKIESRPVEGEKWEYLLYLDFEGNIADENVHEALRFIHRSSVYFRLLGCCIAATENK, encoded by the coding sequence ATGACGGACTTAGAAGACTATCGCAAAGAGTTGGATGCCATCGATCAGGAGCTTGTGGCGCTGTTCGAGAAACGGATGCAGATTTCCCAAGCCATCGGCAACTATAAGCTGGCGCATGATTTGCCCATCTTTGATGAAGGCCGTGAGCAGCGTGTCGTGGAACAGAATCTAACCCATCTGAAGAGCGAGGAGTTTGCGGTGCAGACCCATCATTTCTTGGATACGATCATGGATCTTTCCAAGGAAGCCCAAAAGGATGTCCGGGCAGCCGCGAACGATTATGAGCAGATTTTTGCCATCCATGAACCGAAGCAGCCTGCGCAGATCGGTTACTTCGGGGAAACGGGCTCCTTCTGTGAAGAAGCGATGTTGGCTTATTTCGAGGAAGCGCCCCGCGATCCGAAAAACTACCATACTTTCGAATCGCTGTTCCTGGGAATCCAGAACGGGGAAATCGATTACGGCGTACTGCCTGTGGAAAATTCCTCCACCGGCGCGATTTCACAAGTGCTCGATCTGTTGTACAAATACGGCCTTTCCATCGTAGGCGAGCAATACATCAAAATCGAGCAGCATCTGATCGGCCTGGAAGGGACCGGTCTGGATCAGATCGAGGAAGTCTATTCGCACCCGCAAGGTTTCCAGCAATCCACCGATTACTTCAAGGACCACGAGCAGTGGCGTCAGATTCCGTTCCACAGCACCTCCGACAGCGCCAAAATGGTGAAGGATTCCGGGGATGTGCATAAAGGTGCCATCGCCAGCAGAAGGGCCGCCCAGATCCATGGCCTCGCCATCTTGGCGGAAAGCATCCAGAACCAGAGCGAAAATACGACCCGCTTCATCATCGTCGGCAAAGATCTCGAGTCGAATCCGCGCTGCAACAAAGTCAGCGTGGTGTTCTCTTTGGACAACCAAGCCGGCACGCTGTTCAAGCTGCTGCGCCATTTCGCGCGGTACCACATCAACCTGATCAAAATCGAGTCCCGCCCGGTAGAAGGGGAGAAATGGGAGTACTTGCTTTACCTGGACTTCGAAGGCAACATCGCCGACGAAAATGTCCATGAAGCCCTGCGCTTCATCCACCGGAGCAGTGTCTATTTCAGACTTTTGGGCTGCTGCATCGCCGCAACCGAAAACAAATAA
- a CDS encoding carbonic anhydrase, whose protein sequence is MDKLLKGIVNFRRRDFESHRELFKGLKSSQKPHTLFISCSDSRIDPNMITGTLPGELFIIRNIANIAPPYRVSSEYLATTSAIEYAVLALGVENIIICGHSNCGGCAACLYPEGKLDDLPHTRKWLELIHPVRDRVLKEIPESEPEARAWMMEQGNVLEQLKHLVSHPYIAERMEADKLQISGWHYIIETGEIFIYDPNLCEFLLANG, encoded by the coding sequence TTGGATAAGTTATTAAAAGGTATCGTCAATTTCAGGAGGAGGGATTTTGAATCTCATCGAGAGCTGTTCAAAGGTTTGAAAAGTTCCCAGAAACCTCATACCCTCTTCATTTCCTGTTCCGATTCGCGCATCGATCCGAATATGATCACCGGAACGTTACCGGGTGAATTGTTCATCATCCGCAACATCGCCAACATCGCGCCGCCTTACCGGGTCTCTTCGGAATATTTGGCGACGACATCCGCTATCGAGTATGCCGTGCTCGCGCTCGGAGTAGAGAACATCATCATCTGCGGCCATTCGAACTGCGGCGGCTGCGCTGCTTGCCTTTATCCCGAGGGCAAGCTCGATGATTTGCCGCATACGCGCAAGTGGCTGGAACTGATTCACCCCGTCCGCGATCGCGTGCTGAAGGAAATCCCGGAATCCGAACCCGAGGCGCGTGCCTGGATGATGGAACAAGGCAATGTCTTGGAGCAGCTGAAACATTTGGTTAGCCATCCCTATATCGCCGAAAGAATGGAAGCCGACAAGCTGCAGATCAGCGGTTGGCACTACATCATCGAGACCGGCGAAATTTTCATCTATGACCCTAACCTTTGCGAATTTTTGCTGGCGAACGGTTAA